The genomic region ATTCGTTGCCGTAAATCAACAGACAATGGGGCAGGCATGAGTGGTCATCGTCTCATCTTGCAAGACTCACTTAGACTATCAAACTGTGGCTTACTCAAGCAATAACTGCTGTATGTTTGAAGCTATATCTGACATAAAAAGACATCAAAATTTTTGGCAAGGTGTTGATTTGAGCGACCGCTGTTCGACTGACCTATAAAGGAACACGATAACAAAGAACAATTGTACTAAATAATTAAAGTTTTAAGAGGTGTCGATTTGAGCGATCGCCGTTCGACTGGCTTACAAAGGAGGCAAAGCTCGATCGTACTCAATGAAAATTTTTTGGTGAAGTGTCGATTTGAGCGATCGCGGTTCGACTTAACAACAAAGGAGGCAACCAAATGAAATACATGCTGCTGATCTACATGGATGAAAACGCCCTGAGCGAAACCGAGCGGGAGCATTGCTATGCGAAATCTGCTCAACTCGCCCAAGAACTTAACGCCAAGGGACAATATCTGTCAACCGCTCCACTTCACCCTGTCGCCACGGCAACCAGCATCCAAGTGCGTGACGGCAAATCACTGATAACGGATGGACCGTTTGCCGAAACCCGCGAACAATTGGGTGGTTTTTTCCTCATTGATGCTCAGGATCTCGATGAGGCGATCGCGATCGCGGCTCAGATTCCAGGAGCACGAGTCGGAACTGTTGAAATTCGTCCGGTGCTTGAAGTCGCAGGTTTGCCGAAGCAGCAGTGACCATACTCTCATTGCGAGGCTGCTTTACCTGTGAGTAGCCAACCAAATAGCCATCCCAAAGGAGACACCAATTCGGAGGCTCTATGCCAAGTGACATCACCGAAATGACCAATGAAACGCTAATCAGAGAACTGTTAGAAAAATGGGCAGACGCAACCCGTTTGGGAAACCATGACGAAGTTCTAATTTCCCATGCATCCGATGTCACGATCTTCGATGTGTTGCCGCCGCTGAAGTATGAGGGAGCCGATGCCTATCGCCAAAGCTGGGACGAGTGGCAACCCACCACTGAAAGTCCAGGTCTATTTGAGATTCACGATCTCAAAATCACGACAGGTCAGGACGTAGCCTTTGCGCACTGCTTTATCCAGTGCGGTAGCATTCAACCCAATGGCATGACATTCGAGGACTGGGTCCGGGCAACGTTCTGCCTCTGCAAACTGGAGGGCAGATGGTTGGTCACGCATCAGCATATTTCAATGCCAATCGGCAATCAATCAGGAAGCA from Trichocoleus sp. FACHB-46 harbors:
- a CDS encoding nuclear transport factor 2 family protein; amino-acid sequence: MPSDITEMTNETLIRELLEKWADATRLGNHDEVLISHASDVTIFDVLPPLKYEGADAYRQSWDEWQPTTESPGLFEIHDLKITTGQDVAFAHCFIQCGSIQPNGMTFEDWVRATFCLCKLEGRWLVTHQHISMPIGNQSGSS
- a CDS encoding YciI family protein, which encodes MKYMLLIYMDENALSETEREHCYAKSAQLAQELNAKGQYLSTAPLHPVATATSIQVRDGKSLITDGPFAETREQLGGFFLIDAQDLDEAIAIAAQIPGARVGTVEIRPVLEVAGLPKQQ